The Cellulomonas sp. P24 genome contains a region encoding:
- a CDS encoding ABC transporter permease: MSAVTPPTAAPLTAAPVTATSGTPAPRAAARVRTRHRGLRVVRWTFLAVLGLYFLLPQLAMARFAFQNVPVVLLDASTLFSKWSASSLVDALTQPALWDAAKTSAILAVLAVLLDLALLLPLAILAEIRAPRLRPVLSALTLLPWVIPPIALVVGVAATFRPVAPWFLTSTLSLVPFYAIWAMPFTYRALDSGLRAINARTLVEAARSLGASELTVLFRVLVPNLSASIVAASGLTAALVLGEFAFASLLLKDTLPTYLVNYQRDSPRPGWRSRSPSWCSPLSRSAPSCTCCDVAGSA; encoded by the coding sequence ATGAGCGCCGTCACGCCCCCGACCGCGGCACCCCTGACCGCGGCGCCTGTGACTGCGACGTCCGGGACGCCGGCGCCTCGTGCCGCGGCACGCGTCCGGACCCGGCACCGGGGCCTCCGCGTCGTTCGCTGGACGTTCCTCGCGGTCCTCGGGCTGTACTTCCTGCTGCCGCAGCTCGCGATGGCCCGGTTCGCGTTCCAGAACGTGCCCGTCGTGCTGCTCGACGCGTCGACCCTGTTCTCGAAGTGGTCGGCGTCGTCGCTGGTCGACGCCCTCACGCAGCCTGCCCTGTGGGACGCGGCGAAGACCAGTGCGATCCTCGCGGTGCTCGCCGTCCTCCTGGACCTCGCGCTGCTGCTCCCGCTGGCGATCCTCGCCGAGATCCGTGCCCCGCGGCTGCGCCCGGTGCTCAGCGCGCTGACCCTGCTCCCCTGGGTGATCCCACCGATCGCCCTCGTGGTCGGGGTCGCGGCGACGTTCCGTCCGGTCGCCCCGTGGTTCCTCACGAGCACGCTCAGCCTGGTGCCGTTCTACGCGATCTGGGCGATGCCGTTCACCTACCGGGCCCTCGACTCCGGCCTGCGGGCGATCAACGCCCGCACGCTCGTCGAAGCCGCGCGCAGCCTCGGCGCCTCGGAGCTGACGGTGCTGTTCCGCGTGCTGGTGCCCAACCTGAGCGCCTCGATCGTCGCCGCGAGCGGGTTGACCGCCGCTCTCGTGCTCGGGGAGTTCGCGTTCGCGTCGTTGCTGCTCAAGGACACGCTCCCGACCTACCTGGTCAACTACCAGCGCGACTCCCCCAGGCCGGGATGGCGCTCGCGCTCGCCGTCATGGTGCTCACCGCTCTCGCGCTCGGCGCCGTCGTGCACATGCTGCGACGTCGCGGGCTCGGCATGA
- a CDS encoding ABC transporter ATP-binding protein: protein MATIEMIGVRKTFGTTVALADLHLRVESGEMVCLLGPSGCGKTTALRLLAGFEQPDAGHILVDGEDVTRVSPRHRGFGMVFQDYSLFPNLTGRQNIAFGLKVRRKGAVETAETVDRLLAVTRLEKHADKYPHQMSGGQRQRVALARAIATEPRLLLLDEPLSALDAQVREHLRDEIRRLQQEVGVTTVFVTHDQHEAMAVADRVAVMREGLLEQIDPPRVLYSRPASQFVAGFVGTVNRLSAERTVDGAWFVLGEKVEAVGDTAADRGAGEGAAVDTAPKHAVVRPEQLHVNRAESGAGPVARLVALSFLGAFTRAVIEHPTEGLVTADVLGEAADGLTVGDAVAVSVRPGAGAVVLQ, encoded by the coding sequence ATGGCCACGATCGAGATGATCGGTGTACGCAAGACCTTCGGGACGACCGTCGCCCTCGCCGACCTGCACCTGCGGGTCGAGTCGGGGGAGATGGTCTGCCTGCTCGGCCCGTCGGGCTGCGGCAAGACGACCGCGCTGCGCCTGCTCGCCGGTTTCGAGCAGCCCGATGCGGGGCACATCCTGGTCGACGGCGAGGACGTGACGCGCGTCTCGCCGCGGCACCGTGGGTTCGGGATGGTGTTCCAGGACTACAGCCTGTTCCCCAACCTGACCGGGCGGCAGAACATCGCGTTCGGTCTCAAGGTGCGCCGCAAGGGTGCCGTGGAGACCGCTGAGACCGTCGATAGGCTGCTCGCCGTGACCCGGCTGGAGAAGCACGCGGACAAGTACCCGCACCAGATGTCCGGTGGTCAGCGCCAGCGCGTCGCTCTCGCGCGAGCCATCGCGACCGAGCCGCGGCTGCTGCTCCTCGACGAGCCGTTGTCCGCGCTGGACGCCCAGGTGCGTGAGCACCTGCGGGACGAGATCCGCCGCCTGCAGCAGGAGGTCGGCGTGACGACGGTGTTCGTCACGCACGACCAGCACGAGGCGATGGCCGTCGCCGACCGGGTGGCCGTGATGCGCGAGGGGCTGCTCGAGCAGATCGACCCGCCGCGGGTGCTGTACAGCCGGCCCGCGTCGCAGTTCGTCGCCGGGTTCGTCGGCACCGTCAACCGGTTGTCCGCCGAGCGGACCGTCGACGGCGCCTGGTTCGTCCTGGGCGAGAAGGTCGAGGCCGTCGGTGACACGGCCGCGGACCGCGGCGCCGGGGAGGGCGCCGCCGTCGACACGGCACCGAAGCATGCCGTGGTGCGGCCCGAGCAGCTGCACGTCAACCGGGCGGAGTCCGGCGCGGGACCGGTCGCGCGCCTCGTCGCGCTGTCGTTCCTGGGGGCCTTCACGCGGGCGGTGATCGAGCACCCGACCGAGGGGCTCGTGACGGCCGACGTGCTGGGTGAGGCCGCGGACGGCCTGACCGTGGGCGACGCGGTCGCGGTGAGCGTCCGTCCGGGAGCCGGTGCGGTGGTCCTGCAGTGA